In Reichenbachiella agarivorans, one genomic interval encodes:
- a CDS encoding RagB/SusD family nutrient uptake outer membrane protein has product MKIYYLIRKYNFFLMMGLTAFYLSSCGDDDSSKNTTAEPIAAFSYQTGTTSSDYFKASFIDESTGGKAVAWTWDFGVPNIQTDISTEQNPNYDFPESDGVYKVTLRVTNDEGEEDEITKEIIIAQEIDHPIADFSFAGGTSSSTYQTVTFTDESTGGTAVKWEWDFGIADIDTDVSTEQNPVFDFPSSGKYVVTLTTYNAHNESHEITKEVEVIEIQFSTIEELEAVVDWNFKILAHENLYGRKLTLALMIRSDMVAIGDPSTASYRKACDGMRMGEDNLLVDIFWPKGYYLIDSVNTIINDGGKNVTGSSQEKINEVVAEARFLRGLMHYHFVRLFGKIPLTLTAPAGQEDTFVVTESSVDEVYASIIADFTFAKTWLPSMLSNKTRPSQGTASGFLASVYLTRGDWQNAYDEAKNVIDNGGYNLESDFANLFGQTDGGSEILFEMNNTGNDANGISGELGGSLISTDQITAVTGPRGDERFENTYNTSFGWSVLVPSIKVYNTWPNDYRKAVSLDTVITYLGDEDYDFTQWGNISQNVARPHIAKYFRATALTGAPAGPNFRDSETNYVAMRYAEVLLIAAEAALELGNASEAMGYVNQIRARARAADGTPRTVPADWTIADVTLENILEERRLELAFEFKRWYDIIRRDLMSESFGPNGLETQAWEAKDYLFPKYQRDVDLYPGLNQNTGY; this is encoded by the coding sequence ATGAAAATTTATTACCTCATTAGGAAGTACAACTTCTTTTTAATGATGGGTTTGACCGCTTTCTATCTCTCGTCGTGTGGGGATGATGATTCTAGCAAGAATACTACTGCAGAGCCTATCGCAGCATTCTCATACCAAACCGGCACAACCTCTTCTGACTATTTTAAAGCTTCATTCATTGATGAGAGTACAGGTGGCAAAGCAGTTGCTTGGACTTGGGATTTTGGTGTACCCAATATACAGACCGATATATCGACTGAACAAAATCCTAATTATGACTTTCCTGAATCAGACGGCGTGTATAAGGTAACTCTGCGTGTCACTAATGATGAGGGCGAAGAGGATGAAATAACCAAAGAGATTATAATTGCCCAAGAAATAGATCACCCTATTGCTGACTTTTCATTTGCAGGAGGGACTTCTAGTTCTACATATCAGACTGTAACCTTTACAGATGAAAGTACTGGAGGAACTGCTGTAAAGTGGGAATGGGATTTTGGGATTGCTGATATAGATACAGACGTGTCTACAGAACAAAATCCAGTTTTTGATTTTCCATCATCAGGAAAATATGTCGTAACCTTGACGACCTATAATGCCCACAATGAGAGCCATGAGATCACTAAAGAAGTGGAGGTTATTGAGATTCAATTTTCTACAATAGAAGAACTGGAGGCTGTCGTTGATTGGAATTTTAAGATTTTAGCGCATGAGAATCTATATGGGCGCAAATTAACTCTTGCACTCATGATCAGGAGCGATATGGTTGCTATTGGTGATCCTAGTACAGCATCATATCGAAAAGCATGTGATGGGATGAGAATGGGTGAAGATAATCTTTTGGTCGATATTTTTTGGCCTAAAGGCTATTATTTAATTGATTCTGTGAATACAATCATCAATGATGGGGGGAAAAATGTAACAGGGTCTAGTCAAGAAAAAATTAATGAGGTTGTTGCTGAGGCTCGTTTCTTGAGAGGTTTGATGCATTATCATTTTGTAAGGTTATTTGGTAAGATTCCGTTGACCTTGACTGCTCCAGCTGGGCAAGAAGATACTTTTGTAGTTACAGAATCTTCTGTAGACGAGGTCTATGCCAGTATAATAGCAGATTTCACGTTTGCCAAAACATGGCTACCTAGCATGCTGTCCAATAAAACCCGACCAAGCCAAGGTACTGCTTCTGGATTTTTAGCATCCGTCTATCTCACACGAGGTGATTGGCAAAATGCCTATGATGAGGCTAAAAATGTAATCGACAATGGTGGCTATAACCTAGAATCTGATTTTGCCAATTTATTTGGCCAAACAGATGGAGGGAGTGAAATTTTGTTTGAGATGAATAACACTGGCAATGATGCCAATGGCATTTCAGGGGAGTTAGGAGGATCCCTTATCTCTACTGATCAAATTACTGCTGTTACTGGTCCAAGAGGTGATGAGCGATTTGAAAATACATACAATACTTCTTTTGGGTGGAGTGTATTGGTACCAAGTATAAAAGTTTATAATACTTGGCCAAATGATTACAGAAAAGCTGTGAGCTTGGATACAGTCATTACCTATCTGGGAGATGAAGATTATGATTTTACTCAATGGGGTAATATCTCTCAAAATGTGGCACGTCCCCATATAGCTAAATATTTCCGTGCGACAGCACTCACTGGAGCTCCAGCTGGACCTAACTTTAGAGATTCTGAAACGAACTATGTAGCCATGAGGTATGCAGAAGTACTGCTAATCGCTGCAGAAGCTGCTTTGGAGCTGGGAAACGCAAGTGAAGCGATGGGTTATGTCAACCAGATCAGAGCAAGAGCGAGAGCAGCAGATGGAACACCACGAACTGTACCTGCTGATTGGACTATTGCAGATGTTACTCTTGAAAACATCCTTGAGGAACGCCGATTAGAACTGGCCTTTGAGTTCAAAAGATGGTATGATATCATCCGAAGAGACTTGATGTCTGAGTCTTTTGGACCAAATGGATTGGAGACACAAGCTTGGGAAGCTAAAGACTATTTGTTTCCTAAATACCAAAGAGATGTAGATCTATACCCAGGTCTCAATCAAAATACTGGATATTAA
- a CDS encoding type II toxin-antitoxin system PemK/MazF family toxin: MKQGEIWELYLNPVKGSEQSGRRPAVILSGDLLNKYLNVVIVCPLTTKIKNYKGNIVLTPNNINNLKEPSEVLLFHIRSVSKERLQHKIGDINKDQLQELKQGLDDILRY; this comes from the coding sequence ATGAAACAAGGTGAAATATGGGAGCTGTATCTCAATCCAGTAAAGGGAAGTGAACAATCTGGAAGAAGACCCGCTGTAATACTCAGTGGGGATTTACTCAACAAGTATCTCAATGTAGTGATTGTCTGTCCTCTCACGACCAAGATTAAGAACTACAAAGGAAACATCGTACTTACTCCCAACAATATCAACAATTTAAAGGAACCTTCGGAAGTCCTCCTCTTTCATATTCGATCTGTCTCCAAAGAAAGACTGCAACATAAAATTGGTGACATCAACAAAGATCAATTGCAGGAGTTGAAACAGGGATTAGACGATATATTGAGGTATTGA
- a CDS encoding ribbon-helix-helix domain-containing protein, producing MTTFTSSLPDQLLQRLNDTAAKLKMPKNKLIEKALNIYLDQLNRAEYVSSYKLAGNDQDIMMIAEEGMAEYMTQVSDTDETR from the coding sequence ATGACGACATTCACCTCTTCTCTTCCTGATCAATTGCTACAGCGTCTCAATGACACGGCTGCCAAACTCAAAATGCCTAAAAACAAATTGATCGAAAAGGCATTGAATATTTATCTCGATCAATTAAACCGTGCAGAATATGTCTCTTCCTATAAGCTGGCAGGTAACGATCAAGACATCATGATGATTGCTGAAGAAGGCATGGCAGAATACATGACACAAGTAAGCGATACGGATGAAACAAGGTGA